Within the Opitutaceae bacterium TAV5 genome, the region ATGCGCTGCGTGTATTGCCACAACCCCGACACCCTCGACCCGGCCGGCGGCCGGATCGTCACCCTGGCCGAGCTCGTCGAGCGCGCCATCCGCCAGAAACCCTATTTCGGCGCACGCGGCGGCGTCACCGTTTCCGGCGGCGAACCCACCCTCCATCGAAAAACGCTCCTCGATCTTTTCCGCCAGCTCCACGCCCGCGGCATCAACACCTGCCTCGATACCAACGGCCTCTTTCTCGACGACGACCTGCGCGCCCTGTACGACGAGACCGACACGGTGCTCCTCGACATCAAGCACATCGACGACGCCTGCCATCGCCGCCTCACCGGCGTTTCCAACGCCACCCCGCTCGCCGTCGCCGCGTACCGCGAAAGCACGGGCAAGCCCCTGTGGCTCCGCTACGTCCTCGTCCCCGGCTGGACCGACGACCCCGGCCACCTCGAACGCTGGGCGTGCCACTTTGCCGGCTACAAAAGCGTGCAGCGCGTGGAAATCCTGCCCTATCACCGGCTCGGCGCGCACAAATGGGAGCATCTCGGCATGCCCTGCCGGCTTGGCGACGTGCAGCCCCCCACGG harbors:
- a CDS encoding pyruvate formate lyase-activating protein, producing MSATLRIHSIETLGTHDGPGLRMIVFTQGCHMRCVYCHNPDTLDPAGGRIVTLAELVERAIRQKPYFGARGGVTVSGGEPTLHRKTLLDLFRQLHARGINTCLDTNGLFLDDDLRALYDETDTVLLDIKHIDDACHRRLTGVSNATPLAVAAYRESTGKPLWLRYVLVPGWTDDPGHLERWACHFAGYKSVQRVEILPYHRLGAHKWEHLGMPCRLGDVQPPTAETRQLAHDIFSRHLANVIVK